In the Bacillus amyloliquefaciens DSM 7 = ATCC 23350 genome, TGAAAACACTCGGACTCAGGATGCGCCGTCATGAAGAAAACGCCCGTGAACTTGCGGAATTTTTAGAAAAAGAAGAGGAAATCGCCGATGTGTTATATCCCGGAAAAGGCGGAATGCTGTCTTTCCGGCTGCAAAAAGAGGAATGGGTCAATCCGTTTTTAAAGGCGCTGAAAACGATCTGTTTTGCAGAAAGTCTCGGAGGGGTGGAAAGCTTTATTACATACCCCGCGACACAGACGCACATGGACATTCCGGAAGATATCCGCATCGCAAACGGCGTCTGCAACCGTCTGCTGAGATTTTCAGTGGGAATTGAATATGCAGAAGATTTGAAGCGGGATGTAAAGCAGGCATTACAGCAAGTAAGAGAGGGGGCCGTGTCGCATGAGTAATCACAATTGGACGCTGGAAACCAAGCTTGTGCACAATCCATTTAAAACAGACGCAGCCACCGGAGCCGTCAGCGTGCCGATCCAGCATGCTTCCACATTCCATCAGTCATCATTTGAGGAGTTCGGGACATATGATTACAGCCGTTCCGGCACACCGACAAGAACAGCGCTTGAAGAAACAATTGCGGGTCTTGAAGGCGGAACGAGAGGTTTTGCTTTCAGCTCCGGAATGGCTGCGATTTCGACGGCATTTCTGCTCTTATCCCAAGGCGACCATGTGCTCGTCACGGAGGATGTTTACGGCGGAACATTCCGAATGGTGACTGAGGTGCTGTCCCGCTTCGGAATCGAACACACCTTTGTCGATATGACGGACACAGAAGCGGTCGCCTGCGCCATCCGGCCGAATACGAAAGCCATCTATATGGAAACACCGTCAAATCCGACGCTCGGCATAACGGATATTAAGGCCGTCGTCCAACTGGCAAAGGATCACGGCTGTCTGACATACCTTGACAATACATTTATGACGCCTGCGCTGCAGCGTCCGCTTGACCTCGGCGTAGACATCGTGCTTCACAGCGCGACGAAATTTTTAAGCGGGCACAGTGACGTCCTGTCAGGGCTT is a window encoding:
- the metC gene encoding cystathionine beta-lyase, coding for MSNHNWTLETKLVHNPFKTDAATGAVSVPIQHASTFHQSSFEEFGTYDYSRSGTPTRTALEETIAGLEGGTRGFAFSSGMAAISTAFLLLSQGDHVLVTEDVYGGTFRMVTEVLSRFGIEHTFVDMTDTEAVACAIRPNTKAIYMETPSNPTLGITDIKAVVQLAKDHGCLTYLDNTFMTPALQRPLDLGVDIVLHSATKFLSGHSDVLSGLAAVKDEELGNQLYKLQNSFGAVLGVQDCWLVLRGLKTLQVRLEKASRTAERLAAYFHGHPAVKNVYYPGLAGHPGADTHKRQASGAGAVLSFELESKEAVKKLVENVSLPVFAVSLGAVESILSYPAAMSHAAMPKAEREKRGITDGLLRLSVGVENAEDLERDFEQALKKIAPAGVRS